From Chloracidobacterium thermophilum B:
ACCAACCTCGTCATGGCTTACAGCGGGCAGGTGCGGGTGGAAATCGTTACCGGCGTCAACCTGCCGATGGTTATCAAGCTGGCGACGGCACCTTCTGACTGGTCGCTTCTCGATGTTGCCCGGTGTGTGACTGAACAGGGGCGCAAGAACATTCATCTGGCAAGTGAGCTGGTGCAGATGCGGACAAGTTGAGTCTCCTGCTACCCGGGCCGGCTTGATCGCTCTCCATTTTTCCTTGCTTTCCGAAGCATTGTCGAAAGGTCCCCATGCCACTTGAGCGTCTGGTCACGGTGACGAATCCGTTGGGGCTGCATGCGCGTCCCTCGGCGCGTCTGGTGACTGTCGTCAATCAGTTCAAGAGCCGGGTGCTTCTGCGCCGGGCGGATGATCCGAACTTTGTGGATGCCGGAAGTATCCTGAGCGTGATGTTCCTGGCCGCGGCGCGTGGAACACCGCTCGTCATCCGCGTCGAAGGCGAAGATGAAGCGGCGGCAATGGCGGCTGTTGTGGCGCTGTTTTCCGAAGGCCAGGAGTCCTCCCATGTCTTCTAATCCACTGACCAACACCGAACAACACTTCACGGGGCTGGCCGCTTCGCCCGGCGTTGGTTTCGGGCAGGTGGTGCGCCTTGTCCCGCAGAGCCGCCCGCCGTTGTTCATCCATGTGCTGCCGCACCGCGTGACGCTCGAAATCGAGCGCGTCAAACGCGCCATGCAGCGCGCCCGCCGGCATCTGGAAAGCATTCAGCACCATTTTCGGGAGCAGGTCGGACATGGCTCGGCCTATCTGCTTGATCCGTACATTCTCATGCTCGATGAC
This genomic window contains:
- a CDS encoding HPr family phosphocarrier protein — translated: MPLERLVTVTNPLGLHARPSARLVTVVNQFKSRVLLRRADDPNFVDAGSILSVMFLAAARGTPLVIRVEGEDEAAAMAAVVALFSEGQESSHVF